The nucleotide sequence TGATGTCAGTATGATGTTATACATGGTTATACAGTGaaaattattatccaatttaattcttctaattaaatattaaaaacagcTTATGTATTAGCCTTTATTGTTGGTTAGGTTGTAGGAAATTTAAGCATGTCTTTAATCGTATAATGAATCGaaagtaaatatttaagaatCGTTTGAAATTAGTGGTGATATAAGAAGAATACAAAGTCGCCATTTTTCGTATATACGACTTGTAAAGTACTGGATGATTAGTTTCACTATACACCGTGTGTATAGtgtaaaattttacagattcctTTCCTAACtaaattgttacaataaaaGGACCATTCCGGTTTTTTGTTTCAACAATAAGTTTCcatattatattcatattttgaattatgatttttttgttaaaaatcgattttgtagGAGAAAGAAAAAGACGTGGTCACAGATGAAACCTGAAAAATAAAAGCGTCACTCTACTTCTGTCACCATGCGGGCAGACTTACATATTATGCTGTCCTATTTCGTTTCATTGCCAGTAAAATGAGCCATACATCcctttttataaattaataattatctcatataaataagaaaaagttgcaacctaacctaacaataaATTTTGGTTCTGACAAATATTTATCAGTACCTACAAATAGTCAGAGtgtataaaaatcaataaaccaaaatattatattattttcgtcAGTAATTTCTCCTCATGTACTACTTCCATACCTGTATTATTTCTCTTGTAAATCTTAATACTAGTAGTAACAAGTGAAGATTGCCCGGAGGCCGATCGGTGCGAAGGAGGCGGTTAATATCGAgttcttcttttctttcttcATACGAGCGACGCGATCGGTCGTTGACCATTCGGTGACCCGATCGGTGAACCGCACAAATATACTCATCGTCGAAGCGTTTAAAACGTTTTACCTACGATGATGATGATACGAAAGAGGCAGGcactttcatattttattttgtggcGAGAAAATGTTCCATGTCGCTTTTAGTTGTATAGGGAATGTTTGGTTTTTTGGAGGTGGATGTGCATCGGTTAAAAGGAAGTCTAGACTCTTTTGAACATGTGTCGAACGATATTTTTAGAATGGTTTATCAGACAGAGTTGTTTTTTGTTAAGTAAAgctgaataaaatattgtagtagAGACTGACATTggtaacaaaaaattgaaacaagCTACTCTTTCATACCTTATTAAAAATGTGGTATCTACTATACATCAACTATAGTTCTAATTTaacaattcaattatatatttttttttattaaatattaatttttttcggcCTCAACAAGcaacaagatgaaaatttggaattattgaaatgacatattgaaatgaataaaacttAACCTATTTTTGTTTAAGAACAACATTGGAGAATCCAGCTAATTCCCGAGAACTTGAAGAACGCATTTGTATTATCAACAGAATTCCGTTATTTATATGATTAGTAAACGTGAAGGTGTTCTAAAAATATTACTGTGTTTGGCACATGAAACTATTGCCGAATATATCGTGTTAATACCAAAGTCATTGGTCGGGGCACATGACCGACTGCCGCATTGTCGTTATGATTAAGACTAATCATACTACATCTGGATGAATAATACTTGTTCATAAATAAGGAGGGAGCTATTAGTCACGACCACTCTCAACGCAAAATTGGGAAAAAGGAGTGCCAGAAGAACATCGCTGTACATATTCTCCATTTCCGATATtgtaaactaaaattatatttaaataaagtgttttaaaaatagataatctcctgtatatacatatatatataacaattgtTTCATCGAGTAATTATTAAATGGGATTTTACACAATTCCATCAATAGCTCTTTGCGGATTTCATATTTTGGAGATAGTCTTGGGGAATTTTATGTATTCGACCGTTCTGGTTGACCTTGAACCTATTTACTCGGAAAGGCCGTGACGTCACCGCTAGGCTCCGTCGCAGTTAAGTTGTTGATACAGAGTGATGtcacatattaaaaaaaatgtacaaaatttttttatctcttgTTTTGACGTCTGAGATACGATAGACGATAGAGATTAGTCAAGGTGACTGGTCTAAacttataatttgtttttatattagataCGTTATCAATATgatttatctaaaatatatgataaactTTGCGTGGTTTACAGTTACAATCAATAATAAAGTATTCGttattctttttcattattagttTGGGGGGATCTGAGAATCAAATATGACgttagttattttttcaatatacttgtttttttataatttacttcaatatatttttgtttattacgtTCTTAAAGgaaatatacaatattaattTGAAGAGTCACGTAGTGAGGgcgatattttttaaaattacgatTAAAGTAAGTCCAGCATAGATTTCATGCAGAATATAGACAATTATCACCATAGTATatggaaaaagttattttgattgatttacTGATAGAGATATCAGATCCTGGTGTTAGatacattgttttgaaaatgtttcaactgcatcaagaaaaaaattaatgaatgaagGAATTATTCATTTTGGTAGTCTAAAATCGAAAATACGGCAAAATAAGAAAACATACTAATTAAAGACCCTTGTAAAAATGCTTATTTACATATCAATGTTTAGATAATACACTGAAAAGTCATCAAACCGATTACgctataaaatcaaaaaaattttgacaaaaaatcatccattcacataaaaatatgatacaagtaattattaatttgaatagtTTGCTTATTCTTTCATcgatttagaacaaaaaattgtttaatgaGCAGATGTTTTAATAGTTAATTTATGGCAATtagtttatattcatttttaaatacttgaTGGGATTTAAACAAAAAAGCCAATTCATGTTGAGACATTAAATTGCCGATGagttacaaaaattgaataaccgTGAAATAAACTTCATGatcattattgaaatatacaaaaattcaaaatacaaaacaaatattttaaatcgtaaCTGCATATGGCACTTTTCAGgtcaacaattttttcaaatgtatttttatcaacaaaaataatgtagAGATTggtttaacaattatttaaatacttttttctattaaaagatattttagtACCACTCAGAAGTAAACgattaaaatttaaatgaaataataagttttattcCTTGAAAATGTCACTTAcctttcctgtttctttttttttatttaaaaatatcaataaacgaagaataaaattaataaaaaaacaaatattaataaaaaacatgttttattttttaaacatataggtaccatataatattaatatgtaCAAGAATAGAGTACTCTTAAAACAGAGCAACAAAACATATATACAAAATCTGCGACAGtaaccatgaaaattttaaaaaacaaacccCTATCCGCCCTAACACAAAGACGACCCCAGGTAAAAAAATCAACCTCTGTGTATCCGGTATAAGTATGAAATGGAATGTATTCAAAACGGCAGATGGTCCCTTTTCGAGACCGATATTTAAAATGTCCATGGCcatgtcgttttttttttacatagacatttttattacaaaaatacatACATCTCACTATCACAATGGTCTTGGTATTTTATATACCTGGCTCAATTCTctttacaaaaaacaagatatttGATATCACaaccaaacaaatattaaaattgtgtCATACCAAACCGGAAATAAGctctatttatttaaacaataaaaaataaactgacacctacaaaatgttaatttgtactttgtatttttttcttcttctcttcctCTCCGCGGGTATTTACAAGTAAATTGCCGAAAATATCAACATTAGCTAACTTTTAATTGTTGCAGTTGTTATCTATCCAACAGCTCCTGTATCAACTAATCATTCAAATACGgttaaattaatagaaaatttgcAAAGAAAATCGGTTGTCGTTGTTAAGGAGATCGTTTTTTATAACACAAATTACGAGTTTCAAAATTTACCTAAAAACACTCTCTTCTACAGAGTTCATAGTTACACTGTCATGGCTATAAATTGTCTTTGTTGCAAAGTATCGGGATTGTCTTTTGCCTGCGTTGAACACAAATCGGGAGTAGACATGGACCTGTTGAGTTTTCCATCGCCCATGCTAAAGCTGAATATGGAGACTAACGACGTAATACGATCAATTTCCATTGAAGACCCACcatcattattttcttgttgttgttgttgtctGTCTGCGTCAATTTCTTTACTTACGGCATCAGATAATAACGTGGCGTCATCTAAAAACACTGAATCATCACTATCATCGTCCTGCTTACTTTTTTTTGGCAGAATAGATTGGACGGCTTCCTCCGTTTCCCATTCAGCAACAGCACGTCGTCTTTTTAAAGAAGGAGAGTTACTTCTCTCTCTTAACACATTCGAACTCTTATCTAAATCCAAATAGGTAAGTTCTGAGTTGTAAGGAGGGTGATTTTCTTTATCTTGATTCTCGGAACACTTAACACAGGTTGGTTGTTGAATGAGCTCGCTGGCAGACGATTCTTGAATAGTATCAGATGAAGAATTAGCTTCCAAACAAGCCTCTTCGGCGGTGAGTCCAACGAGTTCCTCGTGTGGAAGATTAGAACGAGATTGGACAGGCGCAGGTGGCCGATAATGAACCATATTGTATGCCTCCTCCATAAAAATGTACCGCGCTTTTTGTAACACAGTAGCAACAAGTAAATTTTTATGCAAACTTACACCACCACGATGAGATCTGCTCTGCGCAATTTTCGTCAGAGAGATACCGATTAACCTTTCAGCCTCACTTGCCATTGTAAACAATTCGAAACTATCACACTGCGTCGTTTATACGGCGACAAAATACGACTGATCCGCTTCTACGAACCAACTTTTCACTAAAATGCAGAGTATTTGACAATGACTTGTACTTATAGCTTCACGCTGTGACGTCACAACCTACTTTCAACGTGTCGTTCACCAATGAGACGCGTCCTTGCCGATTCGTACCGGGGTGATCCGATCGTGCGATGAGAATGCTTATCTAAAAAACACTCGTCGCAATTTCTTTGCGACGTTGTCAAGATTCACTTATAGCACAGTAGATCatgataaatcaaattttcattacaataGAAACATGAGTCGGTATTTACTATTAACTATGAAacaattttatctattattaattaaaaataatgatatagtCACAAGCTTATACTTAGCTGGAAGCTTTTCATGCAAAATTATCCCTAACTTTACAAGAAAGATGGAATTTGTAATTGCTTTTGTTAGAGAGGAATATTTTACAATTCTTTATTAcctattaaattgaaaatactcaatattttttcctttatttataGAGATAAAGATGAAATCCAGGAATGTTTTTActagtaattttttcttattaatcaGCTGCACTCATTACTACCAAGGGTCACCTGTAGATTGAAAATGAGAAGGTATGAAGACAAGAGAATACAACTCTATGCAGTTGTATATTTTACCTattaatatatgttttaaaataaatatttcatactcAATGTCTTAATTTTTCACTGTGTGCACACagtcattgaaatattttagcaaataattaaaaatatacttttaatagTAATATGATTGATTATATAAAACTGTTGTGACAACGTCGCAATTTGAATTTATGTCTCCTTGCAACTAGACCACAATCCGATCGGGCGGTGAGCGATACTGGTTATATTCTTTGAGCTCGTTATCTATACACACTTGCTTCATTTTGACCTTTATTAACGGTTACGATAACGTTCAATAGTAGCGGAAGTCGACGTCAAAAAATACATCTTGTGTGTACGCAAACAACCAGATTCTTTGTCTGATATCTACCTACTTACTTAATCGTATTAACGAATTATTGTATATAGAAATGCGAAAtaatattggatttttttaaagattcatTACCACCGAATGCGTTAATGATGATTCATTCGAAAGATAACAATGCAATTGTTGTTTTGgatcatttaataaatatttgtcatGAAATGGTAAACaaattgtttgaataaattgcACATAAAAAGTTAATCTTAATTAGGTATTTGAAAGATGGTATGTACAGTTTGcgttgttaaaaattttaaggcTCTGACCATTACAAGAATTATCTATAACAACAAATAAAAGgaataaataaacatgaaatgacttcattttttactattttcgtGTAAAGAACCACTATTTATTTaggaattatttataaagtaagAGATTaagccaaaaatttttaatggttctgaatattttttgataacaaGTAATCCTCAATGAAATTATCAGACCCTTAAGCGGATGATCACATCCTGTAAAAAcggaacaaaaatatatttacttttcacTAACTTCTCAAACATTTGATTTagttgaaaattaaatgaaaaataagacaCTGCCAAACTGCgtgatatttattaataaacataCAGATCtgaataaaaaactaatattagaatttcataaataatggtTAGATTTCAATAAACAGAATCAGTTCAGTTTCTATCATGACATATGATAGTGACCTACAATATACATTGCGGGAAATGAATATACCGCAACACACCATACGTAGTAGTGTAATATGTATTGCATACCTTACAAAactaaatacttatttttaatgatatgtATTAGAACATACATTACAGTTTCAAAAGAAGAAGGAAAGAAGTTTTTTGtagtaaatttatatatttttttctctcagtagctgattattattattagtgatttctttatattctggtctagaaatttgaaaaaaccgtttttttttgtatattgtcaGAGCTTACACCCTTAaacgtatttttgaaaattctcattATTTCCAGAGATACAGTAGATTTTGTAACTTAGCGTCTAAGTGATTGATATTTCAAGTTCTACCGattcttttgaaatttggtggaaatcttttttatacATTGCGTCTGCcttagatttttaaaaaaaaatcgataaggaagtatttttaaaaaattcgaggTCAAAAAAAGGGGCAAAAAATTGTTATCTCATTCCGACgctattttgtgatttttttggcTAAGGTCAAAGTGATAGCGACATCTTTACATAttaagaattttccaaatttttttgttccagatTACTATAAGGGCTGAAATCATGTCAACCAGGATGCACAGTTTTTTTGTAACCCGCACTTTACCGGCCTGTAATTTATCGatttcttttacaattttttttatattcttaaaaagtcaataaatatgtaaaacaaTGGATagtgaaaatgtttttcatttttttcaatttagtttaaaaaataaaaagtagaaaaaaatttgcgTGTGCAGAATCAACTCACAAGAAGAACGTTATCAAAAGCATTTGCAGGCATATCAGAATTGTATGAATCTAAATGGTGTATTAGAATGGAAAACAAggatgtaaaataaaatatatattttcggGAATTTTTTTACTGGTTTTtactattcaattttattattggtaAATTGTCCATTTAAAGTTACATATAAATCAGTTcttttactaaatatttatgttactttgtttgttataaaaagtattaataaataaatttttacaaggTGTAATGTAACATAACATTGttcttaattaatatatttttgtgaaatattggtaacatttgatatttttatcacCATTTTATCCAAAAGCAGATGGTTTATTTAATATTGCGAGTCACACCGTGTAACAATGGCTTTTTGTTGAAGCAAATAATGAATCACTAGTGaattgagttttttaaaatgaactATATAATTTATGCTACATAGATAAGTCCAGGCAAATTTTTCCAAGTGAAAATACATGTTATACGCTTTCcattttaaaagaaatgagTATAGAAAATATGAACTGCGATAGTAGAGCAGTCATCAAACACACGTGAAATGgataattgaatgaaaacaCTACAAGTGGAAGCGCAAGCATCATAATTTCTGAGGATCTCAAAAAAGCAATTTTAGGAAAGAAAAACCAGGTAGTAAAACAACTTATAGGGAAAGTTATAGGTGAAAACATAGAGTTTAAAACAATGTAGCAAATCttgaaagagaagaaaaaaaatgggaattttagaaaaaacaagCAGATTGTAACTAGACCAATGAAAAAATCTCATTATACAGACTTACGCATTGTACTGTGAGGAACCATAAGCAAGTAATAGAGCGAgaagaaacaacaaatataagTGCTCAAAGTATACTTCAAAACACAAAAGTAAACATTTTTGCATATAGTTTGAAGGAAAAACATTCCACAGTTTTATACAgaactaaaaaagaagaatatataatatcaaccatattaaaaaaatacttttccctTCCAGCTTCGAATTACACTTTCATGAAAAGAGTGAAGGCTCATTCAGTTAACATTTCCTTTTAATTTGAAACCAGATTTTTTCGCATGTTTTCTATTTAGGTGTAACTTCATAGCAATTTCTTCActagaaaatttctaaatttccaATATGGAAACATAatcatgaataaatataatacttttataAACAAGCTATTACAAACAGTATGAGTAGCTGCTTGATAACATTATTTGTTGACATAGcatagaaaaaatactgtacataTTAGGTACTAATACCACTACagcaacattcacaattacactaccTGGTGCTTCAATTTTTCCATTGGTCCTACTTGTTCATATTTGTCTCAAAGAAACAGACAGTGTCATTGTGTTAATGTTATATAGTGTTAAgtgtgaatataaaaaattcaaagatgTGTTTTCAACGTGCTTAGAATAAGTCATAAGTCACAtgtaatacgaaaaaaatttcataatattaaagGTTTTATCATAGCTcttcatgttttattttattatttttactgtttttgtGAGTAGGAAATGCCCAAAAGGATGAAGGAAAACCTTTAATGTCCCTCTCCCTTTTAACAAATGCACTATAAGTAGATATACAATTACCAATGAAATGATTTGATTTACCTAAAATTGCCAAATCTATATGAGGATTTGACTCTGGATATTTGAAAATCTTAACTTTCATTCTTTGAAGAGCAATTTTGAGTTCCTCAAGCATATGATTGCTATCTGATGCAACAAACACTGATTTTATTGTATGATCATTGTTGTTATTCACTgagttgttgatattttttataacacgCTTCAGCTGTCTGATTATAGTTTCTTGACTAGGTAGACACATATCTGCAGTTGCCGGTCCTTTTTCACTTTGGTAGCCAAGACATTGGGGTGCTGCAAAAAGACTAGGACTTTGTGGTATGTGCTGACATGCTCTTACCCAATCTATACCATTGCGTAGATGGATACCTACAAAAGCCCCTTTAGGAAGTTTATTCTTGATGAAAGAATTTGCTTCTCTTTCAATGGAATCTGACCATTCCAAGTACTTCTGAAgatgaatattttcttgttGTACTGGAAAACTTGCTGGTGCTCCTATATAACAAGAGTGTTATTTCTACATTTTGATCGAAATATATTGTTGAATTTATTACTTTACCTGTGAAAGCCAAAACAGGCCATTTACTAGGGGAATATTTTTCTCTCCAGAGATTAGTCATATTGTGATGATGAGTATCGTAATGAAGAGGACCATAAAATTCTGAACCTACAAAGTCTACATTATATGTATCCCAAAAAGGTCCAAATGGATTTCCTTCTTTAGCACTACAAGTGTCTCCTGTACCTAAAATGATTAACTATATCTCAGTTTGTTCCAcaacttttaataataattacctCTAGCCATATAACAAAaagatattctttgattttttgGCCATTCGAAAGGAGCTACATTTTCCATAAAATCTTCCATAGTTATAACTTTATGAAACTTCTTCAAGGGTTCCACGCGAAAATATGTATCAAACGGCACTTGGACTGACTTTGATTCCCCATACCTATACTCTACCCAAGGAGGAAGAACTAAAGTTCTATTTAAATGATGGGCAAAATTGAGAGAACCTAGGAAATGATCTGCTTGGTTTCCAAATCGGCctaaaaatcattatataaaaTGCACACGTCTACTGTGTAAAATGGTGTTTACCCATGCATGGACAATACAATATATAACCCAATGGATCAAATTCAGTTGTTTCGAAGTTATCatataatactaaaaatacAACAAGTcctaaaattacttttttgctAATGAGTGTCATgattaaatcattttcaaatctCTGTTGATTAAATCAATATTGCTAATCAGCTGGCGTCTGACAAGTCTCTATCTGTCACATTTTGTTTACACTCAAAAGCCTCGACCAAATGCCAGCTAGTTAAAACTTAAAATACTgacattcaaatatatgaatttaataagaagaagaaatttttccGAATTTAGTTTTTGATTAAGTTATATCATACGTATCTAACAAAAATgtctcaaataaaattatttcttaacaaACAGAACCTTTTGCGTCCAGCTACCAGGTTTATGTCGGATTGGGTACCTAAGGAAACAGTAACTCATACTGGGCaggttataaaatttaattcaccTGATATTATACATTATAAACATATCGATGCTTATTTCAGAAATGGAGCTCAGATGATTATAGATTATCCAGATTTATAGATAGACCTAAACAcgttaacaaaaattttgcaatCAATCTCATTGCTGAAGTTCCCCCAAAACCCTGTAAAGAGCGTGTAGTTTGGTGTGATGGTGGCAGTGGACCTACTGGACACCCAAAAGTATATATTAATTTGGTAAGTTGTTAAATTGCACTACTGGACTACAAAATAtaattgtgattttttcaaGGACAAGCCTGGAAATCATAGTTGTGGTTATTGTGGATTAAGATTTTATAAGGAAGATCATCACTAAATGCTTGTATATagttagaaataaatttaaatgactAATATATCCTAAAAtacaattagttttattttctttatgttCACTTTGCATTGAATTATTACTAGTAGGTTTTTATATGCTGGGAACTAAAcatttaataatcaaataggcttaaaaagtttaaagatatctatttgcattttttctttCCTCTGTATTTCCAGcttctttatttttaactaGTTTACTCATCTATATCATTACCTCCATGATTCATTATTGCTTTTAATGCATCTCCTAGtctcaaaagtttttattagaCATAGGCTAACTCAATTTTTTAACCACATTAGTTTTTCTCTAGTATTTATGTCTTCCTTATCATCCACCAATGTGTATATACATGTAGTTTCCACTATGATGATGCTCTTAAAATTGTCCCATTTGATCTAAACTTCACTTTACTGTTTTTCTTTAGTCCAATGATGTTAATTTAAATAGtttgtgatttattttcattcataaacTAATTCAAATGTTCAATGATATGCAAACGCCTGCATATATAGACAGCCAAGTCTGACGTCACAGAGACGGGTGGAGCTCCAACTCCAaacaattttgttgataatggtAAATGCccataaacaatttttcatttagtgtTTTCGTGGTTTATGTGATAAAATAAGACTTTTCAgttgaatatattgttgaagGAACATACTATTTAAGaggtttttattagttttttaccAGGTGAGTTAATTTAACATATTAATTCTGCTTTAAAACTTGTTAAGGTtatgtctattttatttttgcagtacctttttgtttgttttttttttgcagATCCTATTGTTGTTAAGAAAATAATGGCTTTTAAACATTTCCTATAACTTTCCAGCATCAGTGCTTTTATAGATGActcaacaaaattataaaaaggggTGAAAACGCATTAGAGTCCAGTTATGTGAAGAAAATGGACTTTGGCTCTGTTTTCCAGGTAATCAGACAGAAATTATTTGCTAGTATGAAAGATAAAAGCTACAAggtatctatatatattttaaaaaataaaaaatgttacgtATGTATTTATACCTTAAAGGTTGTGATAATTATAGACTTTGACGAttcatgaaaagaaaaatttctatataGAACAATACTTACCAAAGTTGTTacacaattaaataaaaatttttgac is from Diorhabda carinulata isolate Delta chromosome 1, icDioCari1.1, whole genome shotgun sequence and encodes:
- the LOC130898016 gene encoding uncharacterized protein LOC130898016; the encoded protein is MASEAERLIGISLTKIAQSRSHRGGVSLHKNLLVATVLQKARYIFMEEAYNMVHYRPPAPVQSRSNLPHEELVGLTAEEACLEANSSSDTIQESSASELIQQPTCVKCSENQDKENHPPYNSELTYLDLDKSSNVLRERSNSPSLKRRRAVAEWETEEAVQSILPKKSKQDDDSDDSVFLDDATLLSDAVSKEIDADRQQQQQENNDGGSSMEIDRITSLVSIFSFSMGDGKLNRSMSTPDLCSTQAKDNPDTLQQRQFIAMTV
- the LOC130891243 gene encoding GDP-fucose protein O-fucosyltransferase 1, translating into MTLISKKVILGLVVFLVLYDNFETTEFDPLGYILYCPCMGRFGNQADHFLGSLNFAHHLNRTLVLPPWVEYRYGESKSVQVPFDTYFRVEPLKKFHKVITMEDFMENVAPFEWPKNQRISFCYMARGTGDTCSAKEGNPFGPFWDTYNVDFVGSEFYGPLHYDTHHHNMTNLWREKYSPSKWPVLAFTGAPASFPVQQENIHLQKYLEWSDSIEREANSFIKNKLPKGAFVGIHLRNGIDWVRACQHIPQSPSLFAAPQCLGYQSEKGPATADMCLPSQETIIRQLKRVIKNINNSVNNNNDHTIKSVFVASDSNHMLEELKIALQRMKVKIFKYPESNPHIDLAILGKSNHFIGNCISTYSAFVKRERDIKGFPSSFWAFPTHKNSKNNKIKHEEL
- the LOC130891287 gene encoding NADH dehydrogenase [ubiquinone] iron-sulfur protein 6, mitochondrial, with product MSQIKLFLNKQNLLRPATRFMSDWVPKETVTHTGQKWSSDDYRLSRFIDRPKHVNKNFAINLIAEVPPKPCKERVVWCDGGSGPTGHPKVYINLDKPGNHSCGYCGLRFYKEDHH